Proteins encoded in a region of the Candidatus Cloacimonadota bacterium genome:
- a CDS encoding DUF3987 domain-containing protein, which yields MSFSQNNLKTVTYGDSVRNTKAIQPMSMDELYDKLSNGHWREEIEAIRAETDPQIQKQMKQKLPYFCFAVIEGSRSEDNVIQANGIIFDFDHVENFSESKIILRENSRGFNAVFRSPVDGLKLVLAFDRPVVDREEFREIWHFLRAEIEIKTGLKADNTPDMGRPCFVSWDDDFVGSVEAEPMNVDDVLAEAGVHKEEPETKMQRAPIVRHDDALTALKAQDAVEYLSRIKFDNRDWFRCGLALFNYFGEDGLEHWLKFADNPHYKDTPAELKKVWERLKRYPGVNIGTLFYIAENEGWINAYAPFEAREENPPAWGDELPLLTLEDYPELLDLFSRPKNVELDRGKLPHELIQYLDLVGQITDAQDGAKLTAMLPVVAANIGNRVYMYNAGTKHYCNIWAAIIGPSTVSRKTTVINQAMKMMKTFKDSLTNLPAKERNEMDIELSRVTQARLYNLLSINPNRLILQMEISAWLREMGKSYNAGMKQEITDMFDGKDRSIAKMEIDEHISKPAFSIVGATTEEWFFQEMSEVADQRGGFLQRFIICLIQNIDVEELCLDSVDSTGVDPQLHAYGEMLESFRRIPDSQRLKTSQEAKELRDGLYKTLMKRIAMNANDPLAAYSARLFDNYFWRFCILIHLMKNWESLR from the coding sequence ATGTCATTTTCCCAAAACAACCTCAAAACCGTGACGTATGGCGATTCCGTCAGGAATACCAAGGCCATCCAGCCCATGAGCATGGATGAACTGTATGACAAACTTTCAAATGGACACTGGCGCGAAGAAATCGAAGCCATCCGCGCCGAGACCGACCCCCAAATTCAGAAGCAAATGAAACAGAAGCTTCCCTATTTCTGCTTTGCCGTGATCGAAGGCTCACGCTCCGAAGACAACGTGATTCAAGCCAACGGCATCATTTTCGATTTTGACCACGTTGAAAACTTCAGCGAAAGCAAGATTATCCTGCGCGAAAACTCCCGCGGCTTCAACGCCGTTTTCCGCAGCCCTGTGGACGGTTTAAAGCTCGTTTTGGCTTTCGACAGGCCAGTGGTCGATCGTGAAGAATTTCGCGAAATATGGCACTTTCTGCGCGCTGAAATCGAAATTAAAACCGGGCTCAAGGCAGACAACACCCCGGACATGGGCCGCCCCTGTTTCGTGAGCTGGGACGACGACTTTGTGGGCAGCGTGGAAGCCGAGCCCATGAACGTGGATGATGTTTTGGCGGAAGCCGGGGTTCACAAGGAAGAACCTGAAACAAAGATGCAGCGTGCGCCCATCGTGCGCCATGACGACGCCCTCACCGCCCTCAAAGCCCAAGACGCCGTGGAATATCTTTCCCGGATCAAGTTTGACAACCGGGACTGGTTTCGCTGCGGATTGGCGCTTTTCAACTACTTTGGTGAAGACGGCTTGGAACACTGGCTGAAATTTGCCGACAATCCCCACTACAAGGACACGCCGGCGGAATTGAAAAAGGTGTGGGAACGCCTGAAAAGGTATCCCGGAGTGAACATTGGAACGCTGTTTTACATCGCCGAAAACGAAGGCTGGATAAACGCATACGCCCCTTTTGAAGCGCGGGAGGAAAACCCTCCCGCCTGGGGGGACGAGCTTCCCTTGCTCACGCTGGAGGACTATCCCGAGCTTTTGGATCTTTTTAGCAGACCCAAAAACGTGGAACTGGATCGCGGCAAACTGCCCCACGAGCTTATCCAATATCTGGACCTCGTGGGTCAAATCACCGACGCCCAGGACGGAGCCAAGCTCACCGCCATGCTGCCCGTGGTGGCGGCAAACATCGGCAATCGGGTTTACATGTATAACGCCGGAACCAAGCACTATTGCAATATCTGGGCGGCGATCATCGGACCTTCCACGGTGAGCCGAAAGACCACGGTGATAAACCAAGCCATGAAGATGATGAAAACCTTCAAGGACTCACTGACAAACCTCCCCGCCAAAGAGCGCAACGAGATGGACATCGAGCTTTCGCGAGTGACCCAGGCAAGGCTTTACAATCTGCTTTCCATCAATCCCAATCGCCTGATTTTGCAGATGGAAATTTCCGCCTGGCTGCGCGAGATGGGGAAATCCTACAACGCAGGCATGAAGCAGGAAATCACGGATATGTTCGACGGCAAGGACCGCAGCATCGCCAAAATGGAAATTGACGAGCACATCTCCAAGCCCGCCTTTTCCATCGTGGGCGCCACCACCGAGGAATGGTTTTTTCAGGAAATGAGCGAAGTTGCAGACCAGCGCGGCGGATTTTTGCAGCGCTTCATCATCTGCCTGATCCAAAACATCGATGTGGAAGAATTGTGTCTGGATAGCGTGGACAGCACGGGTGTCGACCCCCAACTGCACGCCTATGGCGAGATGCTGGAAAGCTTCCGCAGAATTCCAGACAGCCAACGCCTGAAAACTTCACAAGAAGCAAAGGAACTGCGCGATGGATTATACAAAACCCTGATGAAAAGAATTGCCATGAACGCCAACGACCCGCTGGCGGCATACAGCGCGCGGCTCTTCGACAACTATTTCTGGCGCTTCTGCATCCTGATTCACCTGATGAAAAACTGGGAGAGCCTGCG